One segment of Lytechinus pictus isolate F3 Inbred chromosome 13, Lp3.0, whole genome shotgun sequence DNA contains the following:
- the LOC135156317 gene encoding uncharacterized protein LOC135156317: MTLKSIRAEIESSTTLVRSALAEEHYNSALELFDDIYRYEFEKCKSRQQDKYRKISTEGKDSSVCADTSSRVVNLSKRKLTSDESALLAKGLNFSVAPKHVPATEIVAKVESSIRSLDAETIGSVRREINAILSSAEPPKPNITPGMRKALKSLKEDESIMILPADKGRASVILDTDVYRAKMSELIESGPYRAIGKDPTDRLSRKLTTILRGFHKNGDIDDSTYRKLKPSQKQPPRIYGLPKIHKADIPLRPIVSCVSSFAYNTSKYLADILAPLVGSNGHAVHNSASFVDFLRSETIQEHEVMVSFDVVSLFTNVPIDAA; encoded by the coding sequence ATGACTCTTAAGTCTATCCGCGCCGAGATTGAGTCCAGTACTACCCTTGTCCGTTCCGCGCTCGCCGAAGAGCACTACAACAGTGCTCTCGAGCTTTTCGACGATATCTACCGCTACGAATTTGAGAAGTGCAAGTCCCGACAACAGGATAAGTATCGCAAGATTAGTACAGAGGGTAAGGATAGTTCCGTATGTGCCGATACTAGCTCTCGGGTCGTCAATTTGTCTAAACGCAAATTGACTTCTGATGAGAGTGCGCTGCTCGCCAAGGGACTTAACTTTTCAGTAGCCCCGAAGCATGTTCCCGCTACCGAGATTGTTGCGAAGGTGGAATCCTCCATTCGTTCACTTGATGCCGAGACCATCGGCTCCGTAAGAAGAGAGATAAATGCTATCCTCTCCTCCGCCGAACCGCCTAAACCTAACATTACTCCCGGCATGCGCAAAGCCTTGAAATCGCTCAAGGAAGACGAGTCTATTATGATTTTGCCAGCAGACAAAGGCCGCGCCAGTGTTATTCTGGACACCGATGTCTACCGCGCCAAGATGTCCGAGTTAATTGAATCCGGCCCCTATCGCGCTATCGGGAAGGACCCGACCGATCGCCTCTCCCGCAAGCTTACCACTATTCTTCGCGGCTTTCACAAGAATGGTGACATCGATGATTCTACCTACCGTAAGCTTAAACCGTCGCAGAAGCAACCGCCCAGGATCTATGGACTACCTAAAATCCATAAAGCTGACATTCCGCTCCGTCCGATTGTATCATGTGTGAGTTCGTTTGCTTACAACACGTCTAAGTATCTCGCTGATATTCTTGCTCCCTTAGTCGGGTCCAATGGACATGCTGTCCATAACTCTGCATCGTTTGTTGATTTCCTGCGCAGCGAAACCATACAGGAACACGAAGTCATGGTTTCATTTGATGTGGTGTCATTGTTTACCAATGTACCCATCGACGCCGCATGA
- the LOC135156318 gene encoding uncharacterized protein LOC135156318, whose translation MFAGNFYEQQEGAAMGSPVSAVIANLFMEAFEERALSICPPDCAPRVWKRYVDDTFIITHRSAADDLLSHMNSQQPSIRFTMEMECNERIAFLDTMVHRDTSGRLYTTVYRKPTHTDQYIAYDSHHPKSVKRGVVKCLYDRASRIVTKPHCTATEKQHITSALISNGYPRSFVNRVAKKKSAPSEQPAQFKSAIVIPFVDGIAHLLRRRLEKHGIRVIFKSDSIRSQLVRPKDRPIPDRCDGVVYKIPCSTCDKVYIGETGRPVGERMKEHRRDVRLRRTDSSAVAEHAWDSDHPPNWDEVSCVAHDKHWYTRRVKEAIQIRLHPSNINRDSGIEIPDAWLPAIRRHTASTVQSARRPHQQVPDTSADADWPAASANHSARCTLQRAPSTSADPDWPAASANHSAAHARVEPDNSSRRYITRAQQRLCSLPDEV comes from the coding sequence ATGTTTGCCGGCAATTTCTACGAACAGCAAGAAGGAGCAGCCATGGGCAGCCCTGTTTCCGCAGTAATCGCTAACTTGTTCATGGAAGCTTTTGAGGAACGCGCGCTGAGTATTTGCCCGCCCGACTGCGCCCCTAGAGTTTGGAAGCGATACGTAGATGACACGTTTATTATCACGCATAGATCCGCCGCCGATGACCTTTTGAGCCACATGAATTCGCAGCAGCCATCCATCCGTTTCACTATGGAGATGGAGTGCAACGAGCGCATTGCCTTTCTAGACACTATGGTGCACCGGGACACCAGCGGCCGATTGTACACCACCGTATACAGGAAGCCCACGCACACCGATCAGTACATTGCTTATGATTCGCATCACCCGAAGTCCGTTAAGCGCGGTGTAGTGAAGTGTCTTTATGACAGAGCTTCACGCATCGTTACTAAGCCCCATTGCACAGCTACAGAGAAGCAACACATCACCTCGGCTCTTATTTCTAACGGTTACCCGCGCTCCTTCGTTAACCGCGTTGCTAAGAAGAAGAGCGCTCCGTCTGAACAGCCTGCGCAATTTAAATCCGCTATAGTAATCCCATTTGTTGATGGTATCGCGCATCTTCTCCGCCGGCGCTTGGAGAAGCATGGCATCCGAGTTATATTCAAGTCCGACAGCATCCGCAGCCAGCTGGTCCGTCCGAAAGACCGCCCGATCCCCGACAGATGCGATGGGGTTGTTTATAAGATCCCATGCTCGACTTGCGACAAAGTCTACATCGGTGAGACTGGTAGACCTGTGGGGGAACGCATGAAGGAACATCGCCGTGATGTTCGGCTTAGGCGCACTGATAGCTCTGCTGTtgcagaacatgcttgggacTCCGATCATCCACCTAACTGGGATGAGGTCAGCTGCGTTGCTCATGATAAGCATTGGTATACGCGGCGCGTTAAGGAAGCGATTCAGATCCGTTTGCACCCGAGCAATATCAATAGGGACAGCGGCATTGAGATCCCTGATGCATGGTTACCGGCCATCCGACGGCATACTGCATCCACCGTTCAGAGCGCACGGCGCCCGCACCAGCAGGTGCCTGACACCAGCGCAGATGCTGATTGGCCGGCCGCATCGGCCAATCACAGCGCACGGTGCACGCTCCAACGGGCACCAAGCACCAGCGCGGACCCTGATTGGCCAGCGGCTTCGGCCAATCACAGCGCGGCTCACGCCCGAGTGGAGCCAGACAATAGCTCCCGACGCTATATAACCCGTGCGCAGCAGCGTCTTTGCTCATTGCCTGACGAAGTCTAG